A region of Lathamus discolor isolate bLatDis1 chromosome 18, bLatDis1.hap1, whole genome shotgun sequence DNA encodes the following proteins:
- the SNRNP40 gene encoding U5 small nuclear ribonucleoprotein 40 kDa protein, producing the protein MIEQQKRKGPAGSPGPGPAPGPVAPPGTAPGASPPPGADLPIVPVPAKRPRHELPGPPGAGGGGQPPPGALLQAGPPRCSSLQAPIMLLSGHEGEVYCCKFHPNGNTLASAGFDRLILLWNVYGDCDNYATLKGHSGAVMELHYNTDGSMLFSASTDKTVAVWDSETGERVKRLKGHTSFVNSCYPARRGPQLVCTGSDDGTVKLWDIRKKAAVQTFQNTYQVLAVTFNDTSDQIISGGIDNDIKVWDLRQNKLTYTMRGHADSVTGLSLSSEGSYLLSNAMDNTVRIWDVRPFAPKERCVKIFQGNVHNFEKNLLRCSWSPDGSKIAGGSADRFVYVWDTTSRRILYKLPGHAGSVNELAFHPEEPIILSASSDKRLYMGEIQ; encoded by the exons ATGATCGAGCAGCAGAAGCGGAAGGGCCCAGCCGGGagccccgggcccggccccgctccgggcCCCGTCGCCCCCCCCGGCACCGCCCCCGGGGCCTCCCCCCCGCCCGGCGCCGACCTCCCGATCGTGCCCGTGCCGGCCAAGCGGCCCCGCCATGAGCTGCCGGGGCCGCCGggcgcggggggcggcgggcAGCCCCCGCCAGGGGCCCTGCTGCAGGCG GGCCCCCCGCGCTGCTCCTCACTGCAGGCACCCATCATGTTGCTCTCAGGGCACGAGGGGGAGGTTTACTGCTGCAAGTTCCACCCCAATGGCAACACACTCGCCTCTGCTGGCTTCGACAGGCTCATCT TGCTGTGGAACGTCTACGGGGACTGTGATAACTACGCCACGCTGAAGGGACACAGTGGGGCGGTCATGGAGCTGCACTACAACACTGATGGCAG CATGCTCTTCTCAGCGTCCACAGACAAAACAGTGGCTGTGTGGGACAGTGAGACTGGAGAGAGGGTGAAGAGGCTGAAGGGCCACACATCTTTTGTGAACTCCTGCTACCCAGCAAGGCGAGGGCCCCAGCTCGTCTGCACAGGCAGTGATGATGGGACAGTGAAG ctgtgggatATCAGGAAAAAAGCTGCTGTCCAGACATTCCAGAACACATACCAGGTCCTGGCTGTGACGTTCAATGACACCAGTGATCAGATCATATCCGGAGGCATCGACAACGACATTAAG GTGTGGGACCTGCGCCAGAACAAGCTCACTTACACGATGAGAGGACACGCAGACTCAGTGACAGGCCTCAGCCTGAGTTCCGAAGGCTCCTACCTGCTCTCCAACGCCATGGACAACACAG TTCGCATCTGGGACGTGCGGCCCTTCGCCCCTAAGGAGAGATGTGTGAAGATCTTCCAGGGCAACGTGCACAACTTCGAGAAG aACCTTCTGAGGTGCTCTTGGTCCCCGGATGGGAGTAAAATCGCAGGGGGCTCAGCTGACAG GTTTGTGTACGTGTGGGACACCACATCCAGGAGGATTCTGTACAAGCTGCCAGGCCACGCTGGGTCAGTGAACGAGCTGGCCTTCCATCCAGAGGAACCCATCA TTCTCTCTGCATCCAGTGACAAAAGGCTGTACATGGGGGAGATCCAGTGA
- the ZCCHC17 gene encoding zinc finger CCHC domain-containing protein 17 isoform X2 yields MEVLPELYSIFQGEVAAVTEYGAFIKIPGCRKQGLVHRTHMSSCRVDKPSEIVDVGDKVWVKLIGKEMKDDKLKLSLSMKVVNQGTGKDLDPNNVSLDQDERRRRTFRDYTSQKITLEAVLNTVCKKCGCRGHFAKECYVQPGGTKYSLIPEEEEEEVVAAAHERQKKTSLADEPAKKRKKLGQSSS; encoded by the exons ATGGAGGTGCTGCCCGAGCTCTACTCCATCTTCCAGGGAGAG GTTGCTGCAGTGACAGAATATGGGGCCTTCATCAAAATCCCAGGCTGCAGAAAACAAG GCCTAGTCCATAGGACCCACATGTCCTCCTGCCGCGTGGATAAGCCATCGGAGATAGTAGATGTTGGAGACAAAGTGTGGGTGAAGCTGATTGGGAAGGAG ATGAAGGATGACAAGCTGAAGCTTTCCCTCTCCATGAAGGTTGTTAACCAAGGCACAGGAAAAGACCTCGATCCAAACAATGTTTCCCTTGA TCAGGATGAGAGGAGAAGACGCACGTTCAGGGACTACACGAGTCAGAAGATCACACTGGAAGCTGTCCTGAACACCGTGTGCAAGAAGTGTGGCTGCAGAG GTCATTTTGCCAAGGAGTGTTATGTGCAGCCTGGAGGTACCAAATACAGCCTCATtccagaagaggaggaagaggaggtggtggcagcagcacatgaaagacagaaaaagaccagcctggctgatgagcctgcaaagaaaaggaaaaag